ACAGAGTTAAACATGCCCCCATTCTAAGCTACAGCCCAGCTCGCTGTACCAGAAAACACATAAAACCCGAACGGCTGGTTCCCGGGGTCACGTTTTGTGTGGCAGTTAATTATTTTGCGACCAAAAAGCAAGTCCCGAGctccaggacccccccccccgccccttcccgGCCCCTGCCGCTGCCGCCCCTCACTCACACAGCCTCCCCAGCGCCGCCATCTTCCCGGCGccacctcccctcctcttccgGCGCGGCGGTTGGTCGGAGCGCTCGCGCACGCTCGCCCGCGGACCAACCACCGCCCAGCACGCGCGGCGTGCGCGAGGGCTCGGGCCAATCGGCGCCCAACGCGGCAAACGCCCGCCCGCCCCCCAGTTCCCTCTCCTGAGGGGagacaaaatggcggcggccgcggggggcgctgaggggcggTCGCCGCCGTCCGGGCTGTCCCCGCGGCCGGTGTCGCCGCCCTCCCCCGGGTGGGGAAGCGCCgttgtggtgctgagcagcgaCAGCGAGCCCGAGGTGGTTCCTCTGGCCGAGCGGGTGAAGAGGAGGCTGTCCCGCGGCCTGCCCTCAGCGGAGGGGAGCGCGGCccgggggaaggaagggggagagcGGCCGTGTgggagcggggagcggccggcggctggcggcggggggcagGGTGACACGGCCGGGGTGCTGGTGGCCGAAGTCAGGCCTTGGGGAGGCACAAACGGCGCCGCAGGGGCTGAGAGGGCGGCTCGGGGCCTGCCACAGGCCGCTctggcagagcctgcagcccggcccggcgggTCCCCACCAAGCGGAGGCAGCGCAGAAACTTCCCCCGCTcccaagaagagaaaatatagcCAGAAGGAGAGGGAGGCGATGTGCCAGGCTGCGtggcagaggagaaaggaacGAGAAGCGCggaagaggcagcaggagcaggagaaggaaaggaagaagaccCTTGCCAAGATCCTGAAAGCTCAGAGACCAGGGGAGTGCCGGAAATACATAACGGTGGTGCTGGATCCAGGTATTTCTCCCGGCAACCTGCGCCTGCCTCGTGCTGGCAGTTGGCTCTTGCCGTGGAAGCCTGACCCATGTATCAATTTCAGGTATTTTACAGGTAGAAGGTGGTGCACAGGTCCTTGCTGCCTTGCAGTCCGCAAACTATTCCTGTGTGGTTGAGAGTCAGGCTGTTCCCTGCAGCATCACCTGGAGGAGAAAGGCTGTGATACCTCAGGTGCGAGGACAAAACCCTGATGTGCTTGccctttaatttctgtgttatttGCACTTCATAACAGTAGTCTTTAGCAACCCTCTTGAGCATCCTCCAAACTTCTCCCTGTCTCAGAGCTCTGAGTGGGAGTGCCACTGAGTGAGTTTGAATTACAAACAGACTGATGCTCtggctgtttgcttttgtatctGGGCAGACTGAAGATGGTGATGAATGGACAGAAGAGCCAAATGTCCTGGTTCTGCTTCGCTTGGAGGAGTTTTTGTCCATGGTTCGCGGCTACAAGCAAGTAAGGCTGCTTATGACTTTCATGCTCTCTGAATGTGCCTTGCTGAAAGGTGATATTTGTCATCCCTTTTCATGGGATGGTTTTGATGTGGGATGAAAAACCATGGTTCCAGTAGACcataaatcttgtttttaaaagccagtATTTGATCAAACACATCAGGGCTGTATAATGCAGAGTTCTGACAAGCTTTCTTTCCTAGCTGCTGGTTTTCACAGATTTTTGAAGAGGTAACGTTGTCCTAATAGATACTGCCAGGTCAAGTATGTTgtgggttgtttgtttggtggtttGCTTTCTGCCATAGCTTATTACTACATCGAGTATTGTCTGTTTGTCCCCAGAGGGCTATGGGAGCAGACCTTTTCATCTGCACTGACTCAGATGCAAAATTGGAGCCATAGGTTGCTGGGGTTGCCTGCATAACTCAGTATGGTTCTGTTGATCTTTGCAGGAGGCCCAGGGCTGTGCAGGAGATAAGGAGACCTTACAGAGCTTTGTAGCTCAGGTTATGAAGAAAATGCCTGGAAAAATTTTGGCACTGACAGTAGTTGAAGTAGAAAAGTATTTCAggtgagacttttttttccctccaaatgTTTCTACGTTGTCTCTGGCCTTGCAGAATGCCATAGGTGTTTACAGTAATTCCTTCTAGCAAAGACTGGAGCATAACTAGCGTTCCTACCCAGAAGTGCTCCACTATTTTTTGTGTAGGAACAGAAGCAAAGTTCCACCTAGTCTGTCACCACAGTGACCGAGGGTAAATAGCTGGGGAAGAGCATGAGGATGGCAAAAAAGTCCCGAATACTTTCTTGGAGTGCTTTTCTAGTTTTCAAAGAATTGCTGCTGAGGAATTTTGTTAATCAGATATAATGCTTTTGGATTTGATGGTCCTTGGCGTTTTTTCTACAAATTCAGTGTCTCTTAGTAGGGGTTATTGGTACTAAGTTGTCTTATACTCCACAGCAGCCTggtcctgctgcttctgctgaaggGAACTCCCAATCTTATCTTCATCTTCTTAGATGTCTCAGAGCTCAGTCGAAAAAGAGGCTGCAACAGGCAACAATGCACGGAAATCAAGGAGAAgaacagaggagaaaggaagctaAGGATTCCGGCCTGGAGATATCCAGACTGGATGTGGAAGAAGTGAGTGAGTACCTTTAGAACAGGCAGGCAGCTGTTGTCTCTGCTGTCTGCCACCACTGGAACATTTGACCCGCTCACACCCTTTCCTGGACAGGGACCTTCAGCTTTTAGTAGTTTACGTGCTGTGTACGGAGCTCTTTGTGTTCAGTTCCCCACCGCTCAGATACAGACCTGTTCTCCCCTGGACCACCAGGTCTCATTCACCTTAATTTTGGGCAGGGAAACGTGAATCTTGGTTAGCATCTCTCACGCTTGTGGCCCACTGGCAAAGCCCACCATTGCTGCCCTGGTGGCCTGCGTGTAACGGGAGCCTTCCGCTGAGGGGCGATGTCAGCTGGGATGGCACTCGGCTCCTGTTAAGCAGCAGGAGTCAAAGCGTCCCTAAATACGGCTGTGCCTTAAGCTGTTTCCAAAATGGGGAGGAGTGGGTGGTTGTGACTTATAGCAAGATGTTACGACTcgttgttttggttttgtggttttttgttttttccagacAGGAATGGGGTTTGAGGTTAGAAGGTGAATTGTTCCATTTGCTGTTTCCGATGATGTTTACAGGCCTTGGTGGATTTGCAGCTGTGCACACAAGTCCAAGTCACTTTTTTTGCGAGCTGGGAGGAGCTTGGAGAGTTTGCCACTATGTTCTCAAAAGCTGTAGCTGAAGCACCGTACAAGTAAGTAAACAGATGAGGTTTGGTCAGATCTCTAAAAGGCTTTGCTTTCAGGATTCCTGGGAGGGAGTAGCAGGGGTGAGGAGAGACCCTGATTTCGAGGTGTAGTCTCTTGGCATCAAGTAAAGGTCTTGATCTCAGTCTGAGATTTTAAGAGTGGGAAGGGGATGTGAGTCGGGCTGAACTCAAAGTACCAGCTTTTCCTCCGCATGTAACCAAGAGAGACATTATCGAGAGTGCACCATTTAAATGTTTCAACTGATAAAGAAAGACAGCAACACGTTACACGGTGATAGCGAAGAAAGCCGTCTTGTGTAGTCTCACACAGTCTTAGCATTCCTatcacagcagctgctgtattTTATGTCTCCGCCATGAAGAGagatgtctttttaaaatgacatctaAAAGTGTTTGATTGTCTTTGGCAGTCAGAAAGTGAATTCTTGTTTACCGCTTTGTGTGCATGTTGGCTTCTGTCAGAATTGCTCCCTAGTACagggttgtttctttttcaatggGAAATCTGGGCCTTAGACTAAGAAATAGGCAATGAGTGTAGACAAAACAGGGTCAAATTTTTATCATTTGATGCCAGTGGTGTCTGTAAGAGCTTGGCATGAGAAGTGACGCGCGCTGTCTCTGTCTATGTGATAACAGGTGcaggaatttaatttttttttcatggcttcCTTTGGATTTCTATCCATTGTCCTTAGGCGAGAGCAAGAGAAGACTGGATTCTCTTTCTACTTAGAGAACAAGTGGTGCAGAGGTGTGAAGGTGGATCCCTCTGGAAAGGGCCTCTTTGAAGTCTGGAAGAGGCAGATACAACAATTTAACCGGGTCAGCCTGGAGATGGCCGAGGCTGTTGTGTCTGCATACCCTTCTCCTCAGCTTCTGGACCAGGTAAGGCTGCCTCAGGAGCCCCGAGGACTGTGTGCAGACAGCCAACTACtgcaaaggaggaagaaatcctttaatTGGGATTAATTTTGATGCGGTGATTCTGTAGGAGCTGTTTAGTAAGGTAGTGAAGGAGCTGACTCCTTGGTACCCGTTGCTTTGGCTTTACAGAGCAGACTGCAGAGGAGCTCGTGTAAGGGTTTCCCTGCAGCGGGAAAGCCAAAGAAGTTGCCCGTCGCCGCACAGCCCTGCTTGATTTGTTCACTCTTACCTACGGCAGGGGCGTGCCTAGCAGCAGCCTTTAGCGAGTCTGTTCCATTTACACGCAGCCGTACTGCTTCAGCTGCCTCTGAGCGTGCAAGTGAGATCTGGAGAGGGACCAGCTGAAAAATGGGTTCACGTTGTGAAGGCGTAGAGCTGTCGCAGGTGCatagctgggattttttttattttctttgagcaCTGGATGCAAATAGATGATGCCGTGGTTCCTTTGTGTTGCTTGTAGGCCTATAGTAGATGCTCCTCAGAGCAGGAGCGGGAGAACATGCTGGCTGATATCCTTGTGCGCCGCGGTGATGGTGTGACAGCCACCTCCCGCCGGATCGGACCAGAACTTTCCAGGCGAATCTATCTGCAGATGACTTCTCACGATCCTGACCTCTATCTGGATGCCACCTGATAGCCCAAGTGAATGAGGATTTTGTGGTTTCCCTGGTTTAAATATTCTGCTCCCTTCTGGGAAGACGAGCTTAGGTAACGCGTGGGGTCATCACTCGCAGTTTAAGGACTTTAACCACGTACAGTCTTTTCTCATGGTGGAAGAAATCTGGATAAAATTGCGGAATGGCTGGGGTTCACACAAAGGTGGTGAATGTCTTCTGTAACAGCGTGAGATGGACATGCCTTACAGCACTGATGGTGCCTTTCTATTTATCAAGAGCTCTTCCtaggaaataaatcattttgtatAATGCTTTTCATTGCTTCCTAACGCGCTGTCTTGACAGTAGTCAGCTGTgaccaggtggcctccagaggtcccttcccatcTCAAGCCGTTCTGTGACTGTGGTATGTCTCCTGTTGAAAGGAGTGTTTGCTGCTGGTATCCTAAACTGCAAGTagtttccttctctctccagtGTGAAAAACTCTAATGCTCAAAGCAGTAtggtgctgccccagcacctgcTCTAGTGAGGGGGAAGAATTCACCTCGCCAAATagactttttcagttttccactATGGCAGATGGGAATGAGTGAGACTAATTTTCGGATTTAAATTTAGACTGCCCTGATTCGGTCTCCAGACAGCTTAATCTACAGAGGGTCGTGAAATCTGATTACATGTGTTGGAATTATGAGGTCTAAACAGTTGGcagaaaaaagctttcttttaattagaTTGGGGACCACGCTTGCCTGTCCACGAAGCCATCAGCACTGATGCGCGCCCAAGGGAGGCTGAGGTCTTGCGCTACAGAGGCACTTACTGAGATGAGTGCCGAGTGAATTAGGCTGCATCCAAAGCATGGAAGTCGCCCTTTGGAAAGGGGGAACgtttttccaatgaaaaatCCTGAGCTGTGACAGCTTCACACACTCAGCGGGTACCTTTGCGCAGCCAGTAGCATACTTCGGACCTGAACTGATAAATCTTAATAGCTTTGCAGTTGTTATTTTAAGCAACACCTTCTCTTAAATAGCAGAGCAGCAAATTCCTGCCAGATGCTGAGAGGAATGGATACAGAGGGGGAATGTTGCTTTGAGTGGTGTTTGCGATGTTTCTGAACGCTTCCAGACAGTAAGCAAGGATCTTTTAAAGACTATAGTGAGTTAAATACCAAAGCTATTTCAAGGAAGCTTGGAAAACGTACGTACTGCTAAGCTAGAGAGACAGGcagcctttccttccttttatcttaaatctgttgctttcttctgcaaGGTTGTGAGAGAACTTATCACTGGACTATGGAAAGGTGAGGGCTTACTGTTTGAGTGATGACCTTGATGTGAAATGCTATGGGTGACTTCCTCGTGGCAATGCAGCAAGAGTGGGACAGAGTAATTGCCGTTCCTCCTGGCAGTGCAGTACTGCAGTCACCAATAACTCCAGGTAGCGCCAGAGGGGGAGCCGTCCTGGTGGCTGGTGTCGGCACGTCTCAGTGGAGTTTGGAGCGTGGCTGTTCTGAAACCTGCGCTCGCAGCGGTACAGCTGCACTTCAGTTTAACGCTCATGAACCCTTTGAGGACACGAccaacttctgtttgtttttctcttacagagattatttataattaatagGCCTTTGTACAGCTGAGTTTTCTTCTCTAGGTGCAACCTGCCAAACCTCCCAGCCTTTGCAGCAGTGGTCCCAAGGTGAAGTCCATTTCTGCCAGGCTGCCGTAGTGTGTGACGCTGCAACAGTGCCACCCAGTGCTGCCTACTGCTGCTACAGGCAGCCACCCATCCCCTG
This genomic window from Cygnus atratus isolate AKBS03 ecotype Queensland, Australia chromosome 18, CAtr_DNAZoo_HiC_assembly, whole genome shotgun sequence contains:
- the EME1 gene encoding crossover junction endonuclease EME1, with the protein product MAAAAGGAEGRSPPSGLSPRPVSPPSPGWGSAVVVLSSDSEPEVVPLAERVKRRLSRGLPSAEGSAARGKEGGERPCGSGERPAAGGGGQGDTAGVLVAEVRPWGGTNGAAGAERAARGLPQAALAEPAARPGGSPPSGGSAETSPAPKKRKYSQKEREAMCQAAWQRRKEREARKRQQEQEKERKKTLAKILKAQRPGECRKYITVVLDPGILQVEGGAQVLAALQSANYSCVVESQAVPCSITWRRKAVIPQTEDGDEWTEEPNVLVLLRLEEFLSMVRGYKQEAQGCAGDKETLQSFVAQVMKKMPGKILALTVVEVEKYFRCLRAQSKKRLQQATMHGNQGEEQRRKEAKDSGLEISRLDVEEALVDLQLCTQVQVTFFASWEELGEFATMFSKAVAEAPYKREQEKTGFSFYLENKWCRGVKVDPSGKGLFEVWKRQIQQFNRVSLEMAEAVVSAYPSPQLLDQAYSRCSSEQERENMLADILVRRGDGVTATSRRIGPELSRRIYLQMTSHDPDLYLDAT